Proteins co-encoded in one Acidobacteriota bacterium genomic window:
- the hrcA gene encoding heat-inducible transcription repressor HrcA — protein sequence MNQISGRAGEKNTVFPDSRGQVILTAIINEHFVTGEPVGSKVLADKFANLAGMSSATIRNVMGELEEMGMLEQPHTSAGRVPTDKGYRFYVDNLLGVLSISNDDLFRIGEEYGLNSLDISDTPDRLMERTSQLLSALSNNVGIVVSPSLASDRLQHIEFVNLSDNRILVVLVSAPNIVHNKIIRLNVTFSKEELERTANYLNREFAGKSLAEIRAEIMKLMHEEKALFDKLLQTAVILCSGSIEDEGDRLGEVFVDGTSNILSKSDFADLERLRDLLRTIGEKSRLMQILTECIEREAAAKGDVQVFIGSENRTPSFQNCTLISAPYRVGNSSAIGTLSVLGPTRIEYARMISIVSYVARTLEKLMSADLSKN from the coding sequence ATGAACCAAATATCTGGTCGTGCCGGTGAAAAAAATACCGTTTTCCCCGATTCCCGCGGTCAGGTTATCTTAACGGCCATAATAAACGAACACTTTGTCACGGGCGAGCCTGTCGGTTCGAAAGTGCTTGCCGACAAGTTTGCGAATCTCGCCGGAATGAGTTCGGCAACGATCCGCAACGTGATGGGTGAACTTGAGGAAATGGGGATGCTTGAGCAGCCTCACACCTCGGCCGGACGGGTTCCCACCGACAAGGGGTACAGGTTTTACGTTGACAATCTGCTCGGTGTTTTGAGCATCTCGAATGACGACCTCTTTCGCATAGGCGAGGAATACGGTTTGAATTCGCTTGATATTTCAGACACGCCGGACCGGTTGATGGAACGTACTTCCCAGTTACTTTCAGCTCTTTCTAATAATGTGGGCATCGTGGTTTCGCCGTCTTTGGCGAGTGATCGCCTGCAGCATATCGAGTTTGTTAACTTGAGCGACAACCGCATCCTCGTCGTTCTGGTCTCAGCGCCGAATATTGTCCATAACAAGATAATCCGGCTCAACGTGACCTTTTCGAAGGAGGAGTTGGAACGCACCGCAAATTATCTGAACAGGGAATTTGCAGGAAAGAGTTTGGCCGAGATCCGTGCAGAGATCATGAAACTGATGCACGAGGAAAAGGCCTTGTTTGACAAGCTTCTTCAAACGGCGGTGATCCTTTGTTCTGGCAGTATCGAGGACGAGGGCGACCGGCTGGGCGAAGTTTTTGTGGACGGCACGTCGAATATTCTTTCGAAAAGCGATTTTGCCGACCTCGAACGCCTGCGTGACCTTTTGAGAACTATAGGCGAGAAGTCGCGTCTGATGCAGATCCTCACCGAATGCATTGAACGCGAAGCGGCCGCAAAAGGCGATGTTCAGGTCTTTATCGGTTCTGAGAACCGCACGCCGTCCTTTCAAAACTGTACGCTGATATCGGCCCCATACCGGGTTGGCAACAGTTCGGCGATCGGAACACTCAGCGTACTCGGCCCAACCCGGATCGAATACGCGCGAATGATCTCGATAGTCAGCTATGTCGCCCGCACGCTTGAAAAATTGATGTCGGCAGACCTTTCGAAAAACTAG